One genomic region from Clostridium saccharobutylicum DSM 13864 encodes:
- a CDS encoding sulfide/dihydroorotate dehydrogenase-like FAD/NAD-binding protein, giving the protein MYKIVSKRELTGNIFLMDIEAPRVAKSAKPGQFIIIKNDEKGERIPLTIADYDKERGTVTIVFQTVGAGTQQLATFNEGDYVCDFVGPLGQPSEFVLENVEDLKKQNIIFIAGGVGAAPVYPQVKWMHENGIQCDVIVGSRNKELLILEEEMKAVAGNLYVATDDGSYGFNGRVTDCLTDLVKNQGRKYDHAVVIGPMIMMKFMAMLTKELEIPTTVSLNPIMVDGTGMCGACRVTVGNEVKFACVDGPEFDGHLVDFDESMRRQTMYKSEEGRAQLKLEEGNTHNHGGCGCKGDK; this is encoded by the coding sequence ATGTACAAAATAGTTAGTAAAAGAGAACTTACAGGTAATATATTCTTAATGGATATAGAAGCACCAAGAGTTGCAAAATCTGCAAAACCAGGTCAATTTATAATAATAAAGAATGATGAAAAAGGTGAAAGAATACCTTTAACAATAGCAGATTATGATAAAGAAAGAGGAACAGTAACTATAGTATTCCAAACAGTTGGAGCTGGAACTCAACAATTAGCTACTTTTAATGAAGGAGATTATGTTTGTGATTTTGTTGGACCATTAGGACAACCAAGTGAATTTGTTCTTGAAAATGTAGAAGACTTAAAGAAACAAAACATAATTTTCATAGCTGGTGGAGTAGGTGCAGCACCAGTATATCCACAGGTTAAATGGATGCATGAAAATGGAATTCAATGTGATGTTATAGTAGGTAGCAGAAACAAAGAATTATTAATATTAGAAGAAGAAATGAAAGCTGTAGCAGGAAACCTTTATGTTGCTACTGATGATGGATCATATGGATTTAATGGTAGAGTTACTGATTGTTTAACTGACTTAGTTAAAAATCAAGGTAGAAAATATGATCATGCAGTTGTAATTGGACCTATGATCATGATGAAGTTTATGGCTATGTTAACTAAAGAATTAGAAATCCCAACTACAGTAAGCTTAAATCCAATAATGGTTGATGGTACAGGTATGTGTGGTGCTTGTAGAGTAACTGTTGGTAACGAAGTTAAGTTTGCATGTGTTGATGGACCAGAATTTGATGGACATTTAGTTGATTTTGACGAATCAATGAGAAGACAAACAATGTACAAATCAGAAGAAGGAAGAGCACAATTAAAATTAGAAGAAGGTAACACTCATAACCACGGTGGTTGTGGATGCAAGGGGGACAAGTAG
- the gltA gene encoding NADPH-dependent glutamate synthase yields the protein MNMQDRMKRTPVTEQAPEVRAKNFKEVCLGYDEQNAVKEANRCLNCKNPKCVEGCPVSINIPGFISKAKEGDFEGAAKEIAKYSALPAVCGRVCPQESQCEGNCVLGIKGEAVAIGKLEKFTADWARKNNVDLAATDSANGKKVAVIGSGPAGLTCAGDLAKKGYDVTIFEALHEAGGVLVYGIPEFRLPKEDVVKAEIENIKKLGVKIETNVIIGRTITIDELIEDEKFDAVFIGSGAGLPKFMGIEGENANGVFSANEFLTRVNLMKAFKDDYHTPVKAGKKVAIVGGGNVAMDAARTALRLGAEAHIVYRRGQDELPARAEEVHHAKEEGVIFDVLTNPTEILTDENGWVKGMKCVKMELGEPDASGRRKPMVKENSEFVLDVDTVIMSLGTSPNPLISSTTEGLEVNKWKCLVADENGLTTKEGVYAGGDAVTGAATVILAMGAGKKAASAIDEYLNNK from the coding sequence ATGAATATGCAAGATAGAATGAAAAGAACACCTGTTACTGAACAAGCTCCAGAAGTAAGAGCTAAAAACTTTAAAGAAGTTTGTTTAGGATATGACGAACAAAATGCTGTAAAAGAAGCTAATAGATGTTTAAATTGTAAGAATCCTAAGTGTGTTGAAGGATGTCCAGTATCAATTAACATTCCAGGATTTATTAGCAAAGCTAAAGAAGGAGATTTTGAAGGTGCTGCTAAAGAAATAGCAAAATATAGTGCATTACCAGCAGTTTGTGGTAGAGTATGTCCACAAGAAAGCCAATGTGAAGGTAATTGTGTACTTGGAATAAAAGGTGAAGCAGTAGCTATAGGTAAATTAGAAAAATTTACAGCTGACTGGGCAAGAAAGAATAATGTAGATTTAGCAGCAACTGATTCAGCAAATGGCAAGAAAGTAGCTGTTATAGGAAGTGGTCCAGCAGGATTAACTTGTGCAGGAGATTTAGCTAAAAAAGGTTATGATGTAACTATATTTGAAGCTTTACATGAAGCAGGCGGAGTTTTAGTTTACGGAATACCTGAATTCAGATTACCTAAAGAAGATGTTGTTAAAGCTGAAATTGAAAACATAAAGAAATTAGGCGTAAAAATCGAAACTAACGTTATTATAGGAAGAACAATAACTATAGATGAATTAATAGAAGATGAAAAATTTGATGCTGTATTTATAGGATCAGGAGCAGGTCTTCCAAAATTCATGGGAATTGAAGGAGAAAATGCAAACGGAGTATTCTCAGCTAACGAATTCTTAACAAGAGTAAACTTAATGAAAGCATTTAAAGATGATTATCATACACCAGTTAAAGCAGGAAAGAAAGTTGCTATAGTTGGTGGAGGTAACGTAGCTATGGATGCTGCAAGAACTGCATTAAGACTTGGAGCAGAAGCTCATATAGTTTACAGAAGAGGTCAAGATGAATTACCAGCAAGAGCTGAAGAAGTACATCACGCTAAAGAAGAAGGCGTAATATTTGACGTTTTAACAAATCCAACAGAAATCTTAACAGATGAAAATGGATGGGTTAAGGGAATGAAGTGCGTTAAAATGGAACTTGGAGAACCAGATGCTTCAGGTAGAAGAAAGCCTATGGTTAAAGAAAATTCAGAATTTGTTCTAGATGTTGATACAGTAATAATGTCACTTGGTACATCACCAAACCCATTAATATCTTCAACAACTGAAGGCTTAGAAGTTAATAAGTGGAAATGCTTAGTTGCAGATGAAAATGGATTAACTACTAAAGAAGGCGTTTATGCTGGTGGAGATGCAGTTACAGGAGCTGCTACTGTTATCCTAGCAATGGGAGCAGGAAAGAAAGCTGCTAGCGCTATAGATGAATATTTAAATAATAAATAA
- a CDS encoding sigma-54-dependent Fis family transcriptional regulator codes for MENRKILIENSHKRSEGYGIEKKSNYSKKILLGEELEKILIINKELIEVSEIYIDMVFSAVMDDDFIMVLTDNNGCILYMKETECSNDKLDCINIKVGAYMDERNIGTNAMGTAINEDKCVQITASEHYIEGFKGLTCSAAPIHNTGGDIIGTLNLTCRSSMKHPHTLGLVVFGVKAIENELDKKKINDILTQTYNYMESVIENLDKGIIIVDKEGKIVNINKFGAEIFNKDKDALLKEHINYILPNLENILPKLDENKSTIIKEVKLKHTSTYKTKLVFKGIKHKEKTIGMVVTMSNEKEEVDVKDTTGAFLTFNDIIGESAAIINVITNCKIISNSPSTVLIQGESGTGKEVLAQAMHNYSLRRRNKFVAINCGAIPDNMIESELFGYEDGTFTGGKKGGKPGKFEIANGGTLFLDEIGEMPLDMQVNLLRVLQEGRVTRLGGSKEINVDVRVIAATNKNLKKEIKKGNFREDLYYRLCVIPITLPPLRERKGDLENLIEYFLRVKSFKLNKHMLEIKEDLYNSLLSYSWPGNIRQLENYIENIVNLDGNLSFDLWEEEDDKKNQVIIEEIIGNISDKSEEVNKDNFNLQELEMKTIEEAIKYYNNNMTKVAKALGISRNTLYLKIKKYQIEMY; via the coding sequence ATGGAAAATAGGAAAATATTAATTGAAAATTCACATAAGAGAAGTGAAGGTTATGGAATTGAGAAAAAATCAAATTATTCAAAGAAAATTCTTTTGGGGGAAGAACTAGAGAAAATATTAATTATAAACAAAGAATTGATAGAAGTATCTGAAATATATATTGATATGGTTTTTTCTGCAGTAATGGATGATGACTTTATTATGGTGTTAACAGATAATAATGGATGCATTTTATACATGAAAGAAACAGAGTGTAGTAATGATAAGTTAGACTGTATAAATATTAAAGTTGGAGCTTACATGGATGAGAGAAATATAGGAACCAATGCTATGGGAACTGCAATTAATGAAGATAAATGTGTTCAAATAACAGCTAGCGAACATTATATTGAAGGGTTTAAGGGATTAACTTGTTCAGCAGCACCTATTCATAATACTGGTGGAGATATTATAGGAACGTTAAATTTAACTTGTAGAAGTAGTATGAAACATCCACATACACTTGGACTGGTAGTCTTTGGGGTTAAGGCAATTGAAAATGAATTGGATAAGAAAAAGATAAATGATATATTAACACAAACTTATAACTATATGGAGAGTGTTATAGAAAATTTAGATAAGGGTATTATAATTGTTGATAAGGAAGGGAAAATAGTTAATATTAATAAGTTTGGAGCAGAAATATTTAATAAGGATAAAGATGCTTTATTAAAAGAACATATAAATTATATTCTTCCTAATTTAGAAAATATATTACCTAAATTAGATGAAAATAAAAGCACTATTATTAAAGAAGTCAAACTTAAACATACAAGTACATATAAGACTAAATTAGTTTTTAAGGGAATTAAACATAAAGAAAAAACAATTGGAATGGTTGTAACAATGAGTAATGAAAAAGAAGAAGTAGATGTGAAAGATACAACAGGTGCTTTTTTGACATTTAATGATATCATAGGTGAAAGTGCTGCAATTATTAATGTTATAACCAATTGTAAGATTATTTCTAATAGCCCTTCCACGGTACTAATTCAAGGGGAAAGTGGAACGGGAAAAGAAGTTTTAGCACAAGCTATGCATAATTACAGCTTAAGAAGAAGAAACAAATTTGTAGCAATAAATTGCGGAGCAATACCAGATAATATGATTGAAAGTGAATTATTTGGATATGAAGATGGGACTTTTACTGGGGGGAAAAAAGGTGGAAAGCCAGGAAAGTTTGAAATTGCAAATGGTGGAACTTTGTTTTTAGATGAAATTGGAGAAATGCCACTGGATATGCAGGTTAACTTATTAAGAGTACTTCAAGAAGGCAGAGTAACAAGGCTTGGAGGCAGTAAAGAAATTAATGTAGATGTGAGGGTGATTGCAGCTACGAATAAGAACTTAAAAAAAGAAATTAAAAAGGGAAACTTTAGAGAAGATTTATATTATAGATTATGTGTAATTCCAATAACATTGCCGCCATTAAGGGAAAGAAAAGGTGATTTAGAAAATCTTATAGAATATTTTTTGAGAGTGAAATCTTTTAAGTTAAATAAACATATGCTGGAGATTAAAGAAGATTTGTATAATAGTTTATTATCGTATAGTTGGCCAGGAAATATAAGACAGTTAGAAAATTATATAGAAAATATAGTTAATTTAGATGGAAATTTATCATTTGATTTATGGGAAGAAGAGGATGACAAAAAAAATCAAGTGATAATTGAAGAAATTATAGGAAATATCAGTGATAAAAGTGAAGAAGTTAACAAAGATAATTTCAATTTACAAGAATTGGAGATGAAAACTATTGAAGAAGCTATAAAATATTATAATAATAATATGACAAAAGTAGCTAAAGCACTAGGAATTAGCAGAAATACATTATATTTAAAAATAAAAAAATATCAAATAGAAATGTACTAA
- the fliB gene encoding flagellin lysine-N-methylase, with protein MKVNVFLPKYMEEFKCVSSSCTDTCCAGWDINIDEDTYNKYINSTGEMKKLLDGKFLENKDEHDFFNHGFMILKDENRCPFLNSNMLCDIHGGVGEENLCITCKSYPRVFNIVDNVYEKSGLPSCEEICIRAFLNKEKMEFVERECELDEKNTEIRRIIDSEAFEGTDSLLQYFWDIRVISINIIQDRNYTIEERLNILRSFYEQIESAHKSNDFDCIEELLEEFNDGLVDYDTLKGSAFKENDEFYMSIVEDKLVKNIRSLRLQACVNEYKQGILNQIDLCDHIEKSKYFSQLECYSYVFENYLVNQIFKDLIPFNKGESFIKSINVLINSYRIIKAYIIGIAINSEEEITEMYIIRVIQSLSKDIEHNKVFNELLEK; from the coding sequence ATGAAAGTTAATGTTTTTTTACCTAAATATATGGAGGAGTTTAAATGTGTAAGCTCAAGCTGCACTGATACTTGTTGTGCAGGATGGGATATAAATATAGATGAAGATACATATAACAAGTACATTAATAGTACTGGAGAAATGAAAAAATTATTAGATGGAAAGTTTTTAGAAAATAAAGATGAACATGATTTCTTTAATCATGGGTTTATGATACTAAAAGATGAAAACAGATGTCCGTTTTTAAATTCAAATATGCTTTGTGATATACATGGAGGAGTTGGAGAAGAGAACCTATGCATAACTTGCAAGAGTTATCCTAGAGTTTTTAATATTGTAGATAATGTATATGAAAAAAGTGGATTGCCTTCTTGTGAGGAAATATGTATTAGAGCATTTTTAAATAAGGAGAAAATGGAATTTGTTGAGCGTGAATGTGAACTTGATGAAAAAAATACTGAAATAAGAAGAATTATAGATAGTGAGGCTTTTGAAGGAACAGACAGTCTTCTTCAATATTTCTGGGATATAAGAGTGATTTCAATAAATATCATTCAAGATAGAAACTATACTATAGAAGAGAGACTTAACATCCTTAGAAGTTTCTATGAACAAATTGAAAGTGCACATAAATCTAATGACTTTGACTGTATAGAAGAACTTTTAGAGGAATTCAATGATGGATTAGTAGACTATGATACTTTAAAAGGGTCAGCATTTAAGGAAAATGATGAATTTTATATGAGTATTGTAGAAGACAAACTTGTGAAAAATATAAGAAGTTTAAGATTACAAGCATGTGTAAATGAATATAAACAAGGAATTTTAAATCAAATTGATTTATGTGATCATATAGAAAAATCTAAGTATTTCAGCCAATTAGAATGTTATTCTTATGTTTTTGAAAATTATTTAGTAAATCAAATTTTTAAGGACTTAATTCCTTTTAATAAAGGAGAAAGTTTTATAAAAAGTATTAATGTACTTATTAATAGCTATAGGATAATAAAAGCATATATAATAGGAATTGCAATTAACTCTGAAGAAGAAATAACAGAAATGTACATTATAAGAGTTATTCAATCTTTAAGTAAAGACATAGAGCATAATAAAGTTTTTAATGAGTTGCTAGAAAAATAA
- the bioD gene encoding dethiobiotin synthase, translated as MTKGIFIVGTDTDAGKTIVTSGLMHVMRSNGYNATYFKAALSGAIEVGNDIIPGDTKIVSEMGNLHEDYENITPYVYKTAVSPHLASKIEEKPININVIKEKFNYLKEKYDYIIMEGSGGILCPLIDDENGIYGLENLIKDLNMSVILVARAGLGTINHTVLTVRYMESLGINIKGIIINNYIGNLLHNNNIEMIQKITKLPIIGKLENIKNIEGIENVENINDSMVSAIRTYAEKSFNVSTLEECMDEL; from the coding sequence ATGACAAAGGGAATATTTATAGTTGGAACAGATACTGATGCAGGTAAAACTATTGTAACGTCAGGACTTATGCATGTTATGAGGAGTAATGGATATAATGCGACTTATTTCAAAGCAGCATTGAGTGGAGCTATTGAGGTAGGTAATGATATTATCCCTGGTGATACAAAGATTGTTAGTGAAATGGGTAATTTACATGAGGATTATGAAAACATAACACCATATGTTTATAAGACTGCAGTATCACCACATCTTGCATCAAAAATTGAAGAGAAACCTATCAATATAAATGTCATAAAAGAAAAATTCAATTATTTAAAGGAAAAATATGATTATATAATTATGGAAGGCAGTGGCGGAATATTATGTCCATTAATAGATGATGAAAATGGAATATATGGACTTGAGAATCTTATTAAAGATTTGAATATGAGTGTTATTCTTGTTGCAAGAGCTGGACTAGGAACAATCAATCATACAGTATTGACTGTAAGATATATGGAATCATTAGGAATTAATATTAAAGGAATTATAATAAACAATTATATAGGTAATCTTCTTCATAATAATAACATTGAAATGATACAAAAGATTACCAAGTTACCTATAATAGGTAAGCTTGAAAATATTAAAAACATTGAAGGTATTGAAAATGTTGAGAATATAAATGATTCTATGGTTAGCGCTATAAGGACATATGCTGAAAAGTCTTTTAATGTTTCTACTCTAGAAGAATGTATGGACGAACTATAA
- the aspD gene encoding aspartate 4-decarboxylase, whose product MDIRNVQREEIENIYGKISPFEFKDKLIKLAEGQRVKSAHTLLDAGRGNPNWTAATPREAFFAFGIFAVEETRRTWNDGDLAGMPRKDGIAERLYDYLESHKEMPGVTLIKDIIDYGIKREGFDPDKWVFELTDAIIGDNYPVPDRMLTHIERIVHEYLVQELCYNKPPVGRFNIFAVEGATAAMCYVFDSLIANELLARGDKIALMVPVFTPYLEIPHLPRYNFEVVHINAAELTEDGTHTWQYPESEINKLKDSSIKALFVVNPSNPPSVAMKPECVQKLVDIVQNDNPDLMIISDDVYSTFVNNFRSLMADLPYNTIGVYSFSKYFGVTGWRLGTIVLYEKNVFDKLLKELQEDKKVELRQRYGALSTSPDEISFIDRIVADSRQVALNHTAGLSTPQQVQMAFFCAFALLDKENKYKNQTKEICRRRQKLLFDGLGLDLRKDPYDAAYYTEFDLLEWATCYYGKEFGEYLQKQYKPVDILYRLAEESSIVLLSGGGFQGPEWSIRISLANLKDDAYSKIGEALHKILEEYVESWKQLN is encoded by the coding sequence ATTGATATTCGTAATGTTCAACGTGAAGAAATAGAAAATATTTATGGTAAGATAAGTCCTTTTGAATTTAAAGATAAATTGATTAAACTTGCAGAAGGTCAGAGGGTAAAGAGTGCTCATACATTACTAGACGCAGGAAGGGGGAATCCAAATTGGACTGCAGCAACACCAAGAGAAGCTTTTTTTGCCTTTGGTATTTTTGCGGTAGAGGAAACAAGGAGAACGTGGAATGATGGTGATTTAGCTGGTATGCCAAGAAAAGATGGTATTGCAGAAAGGCTCTATGATTATTTAGAAAGTCATAAAGAGATGCCAGGAGTAACACTTATAAAAGATATAATTGATTATGGAATTAAACGTGAAGGTTTTGATCCTGACAAGTGGGTATTTGAACTTACTGATGCGATTATTGGAGATAATTATCCTGTACCTGATAGGATGCTTACTCATATTGAAAGAATTGTCCATGAATATCTTGTTCAAGAATTATGTTATAACAAGCCACCGGTAGGTAGATTTAATATTTTTGCTGTTGAAGGAGCTACAGCAGCAATGTGTTATGTATTTGATAGTTTAATAGCTAATGAATTATTAGCAAGAGGGGATAAAATAGCACTAATGGTTCCTGTTTTTACCCCTTATCTTGAAATACCACATCTACCTCGTTATAACTTTGAGGTTGTACATATTAATGCAGCAGAGTTAACAGAAGATGGAACACATACTTGGCAATATCCTGAAAGTGAGATTAACAAGCTTAAGGATTCAAGTATAAAAGCATTGTTTGTTGTTAATCCTAGTAATCCTCCTTCTGTTGCAATGAAGCCTGAATGCGTTCAAAAATTAGTGGATATAGTACAAAATGATAACCCTGATTTAATGATTATTTCAGATGATGTATATAGTACTTTTGTAAATAATTTTCGATCACTTATGGCTGATTTGCCTTATAACACAATAGGAGTTTATTCATTTTCAAAATATTTTGGAGTAACTGGCTGGCGTTTAGGAACAATTGTGCTTTATGAAAAAAATGTTTTTGATAAATTATTAAAAGAACTACAAGAAGATAAAAAAGTTGAGTTGAGGCAGCGTTATGGAGCACTTTCTACTAGTCCTGATGAAATATCATTCATAGATAGAATAGTAGCAGATAGTCGACAAGTTGCGTTAAATCATACTGCAGGATTATCAACACCTCAGCAGGTTCAAATGGCTTTCTTTTGTGCTTTTGCTTTGCTTGATAAGGAAAATAAATATAAGAATCAAACAAAGGAAATTTGTAGACGAAGACAAAAGCTTTTATTTGATGGGTTAGGTTTAGATCTAAGAAAAGATCCATATGATGCCGCATATTATACAGAATTTGATTTGCTAGAATGGGCTACTTGTTATTATGGAAAAGAATTTGGTGAGTATTTACAAAAACAATATAAACCTGTAGATATTTTATATAGATTAGCAGAGGAATCTTCTATTGTATTGTTAAGTGGCGGTGGATTCCAAGGACCTGAATGGTCTATTAGAATATCTTTAGCAAATCTAAAGGATGATGCTTATTCAAAAATTGGAGAAGCGCTTCACAAAATATTAGAAGAATATGTTGAGTCGTGGAAACAATTAAATTAA
- a CDS encoding zinc-ribbon domain-containing protein produces MEDKTLVCKDCGKEFVFTTGEQEFYKEKGFDNEPVRCPDCRRARKQQNNRR; encoded by the coding sequence ATGGAAGATAAGACTTTAGTATGTAAAGATTGTGGAAAAGAATTTGTTTTCACAACTGGAGAACAAGAATTCTACAAAGAAAAAGGATTCGATAACGAACCTGTAAGATGTCCAGATTGTAGAAGAGCTAGAAAACAACAAAATAACAGAAGATAG
- a CDS encoding biotin transporter BioY — MKSTRSLILVSMFAALTAIGAFIKIPIPFVPFTLQYLFCALSGMILGSKLGALSQIVYVTIGLIGIPVFTEGGGINYIFKPTFGYLIGFIIAAYVIGKIREKVKKLTFLKAVLILLLGLFFIYLFGVVYIYISYNLYLGQKISFYFAFFYGFVVCVAGDLILTIFSAYISVKVLPILDRYGYIE; from the coding sequence ATGAAAAGTACGAGAAGCTTAATTTTGGTATCCATGTTTGCAGCATTAACAGCAATTGGAGCTTTTATAAAAATACCAATTCCATTTGTACCATTTACTCTTCAATATCTGTTTTGTGCATTATCGGGTATGATTTTGGGATCAAAATTAGGAGCATTATCACAAATAGTTTATGTGACAATTGGACTTATTGGGATACCTGTATTTACAGAAGGAGGTGGAATTAATTATATATTTAAGCCGACATTTGGTTACCTTATTGGTTTTATAATAGCGGCATATGTTATAGGAAAGATAAGAGAAAAAGTAAAAAAATTAACTTTTCTAAAAGCAGTATTAATATTACTTTTAGGTTTGTTTTTTATATACCTATTTGGAGTAGTGTATATATACATTAGCTATAATTTATATTTAGGTCAAAAAATTTCTTTTTATTTTGCATTTTTTTATGGTTTTGTGGTTTGCGTAGCTGGAGATTTGATACTAACAATATTTTCGGCATATATTTCAGTTAAAGTACTACCTATATTAGATAGATATGGATATATAGAGTAA
- a CDS encoding iron-containing alcohol dehydrogenase, which produces MARFTLPRDLYHGEGALEALKTLKGKRAFVVVGGGSMKRFGFLKQVEDYLKEAGMEVELFEGVEPDPSVETVMKGAEAMRNFNPDWIVAMGGGSPIDAAKAMWIFYEYPDFTFEQAVVPFGLPDLRQKAKFVAIPSTSGTATEVTAFSVITNYTEKIKYPLADFNITPDIAIVDPALAQTMPAKLVAHTGMDALTHAIEAYTASLRSNFSDPLALKAIEMVQESLVKSYEGDKEARDLMHEAQCLAGMSFSNALLGIVHSMAHKVGAVFHIPHGCANAIFLPYVIEYNRVKCEDRYADIARTLKLEGNTDAELTDSLIEVINKFNDQLNIPHSMKEYGVDEAEFKAEVSFIAKNAVLDACTGSSPREIDDATMEKLLECTYYGTKVNF; this is translated from the coding sequence ATGGCACGTTTTACGTTACCAAGAGATCTATATCATGGAGAAGGAGCATTAGAAGCACTTAAAACTTTAAAAGGTAAGAGAGCTTTCGTAGTAGTTGGCGGTGGGTCAATGAAAAGATTTGGTTTTCTTAAGCAAGTTGAAGATTATTTAAAAGAAGCAGGAATGGAAGTAGAATTGTTTGAAGGTGTAGAGCCAGATCCATCAGTAGAAACAGTAATGAAGGGTGCAGAGGCAATGAGAAACTTCAACCCAGATTGGATAGTTGCAATGGGTGGAGGATCACCAATAGATGCTGCAAAAGCAATGTGGATATTCTATGAATACCCAGATTTCACTTTTGAACAAGCAGTTGTTCCATTTGGATTACCAGATCTTAGACAAAAGGCTAAATTTGTAGCTATTCCATCAACAAGTGGTACTGCTACAGAAGTTACAGCTTTCTCAGTAATAACAAATTATACAGAAAAAATAAAATATCCATTAGCTGATTTTAATATAACTCCAGATATAGCTATAGTTGATCCAGCATTAGCTCAAACTATGCCAGCTAAATTAGTTGCACATACTGGAATGGACGCATTAACTCATGCAATAGAAGCGTATACTGCGTCATTAAGATCAAACTTTTCAGATCCATTAGCTCTTAAAGCAATTGAAATGGTACAAGAAAGTTTAGTTAAATCATATGAAGGTGATAAAGAAGCTAGAGACTTAATGCACGAAGCTCAATGTTTAGCAGGAATGTCATTCTCAAATGCTTTACTTGGAATAGTTCATTCAATGGCTCATAAAGTAGGAGCTGTATTCCATATACCTCACGGATGTGCTAATGCAATATTTTTACCATATGTAATTGAATATAATAGAGTAAAATGTGAAGACAGATATGCTGATATAGCTAGAACATTAAAATTAGAAGGAAACACAGATGCAGAATTAACTGATTCTTTAATTGAAGTAATCAATAAATTCAATGATCAATTAAATATTCCTCACTCAATGAAAGAATATGGAGTTGACGAAGCTGAATTTAAGGCAGAAGTTTCATTTATTGCTAAGAATGCAGTTTTAGATGCATGTACAGGATCAAGTCCTAGAGAAATAGATGATGCTACAATGGAAAAATTATTAGAATGCACATACTATGGAACTAAGGTTAACTTCTAA